In one window of Drosophila innubila isolate TH190305 chromosome 2L unlocalized genomic scaffold, UK_Dinn_1.0 4_B_2L, whole genome shotgun sequence DNA:
- the LOC117781452 gene encoding ficolin-2-like: MRLLRTELEQQKQDGADKESRINFLTAELERLEKLIVELNQQLNNQYLKEELERQGKLIDELVKESVKHTLSSHPVNCSDAKSSGISEILISNFSSEPFKVACDAETQGGGWTIILRRMDGSEDFYRNWTEYKEGFGDLNGEFFLGLDKIHTLTTESRQELLVILEDFEGNEAYESYEEFGIGNEAQKYVIHTLGKANGTAGDSLSVQRNMEFSTYDRDNDFWIFGNCAVHSTGAWWYVACHTSNLTGRYNDNTLKKGVNWYTFKGYEYSLKRAVMMIRPKN; encoded by the exons ATGCGACTTCTTAGAACAGAACTGGAACAACAGAAACAGGATGGAGCTGATAAAGAATCGAGAATTAACTTCCTAACAGCGGAGCTGGAGCGTCTGGAAAAACTGATAGTTGAACTCAATCAACAACTTAATAATCAATATCTTAAAGAGGAGCTGGAGCGTCAAGGAAAGCTTATAGACGAACTTGTAAAGGAATCGGTAAAGCATACTTTAAGCTCTCATCCAGTCAATTGTAGCGACGCCAAGTCTAGTGGGATCAGTGAAATACTTATCTCCAACTTTAGTAGTGAACCCTTTAAAGTAGCCTGCGATGCAGAGACTCAAGGTGGAGGATGGACGATAATCCTGAGGCGAATGGATGGAAGTGAGGACTTCTATCGCAACTGGACGGAATACAAAGAGGGATTCGGAGATCTGAATGGCGAGTTTTTCTTAGGATTGgataaaatacacacattgACGACAGAGAGCAGGCAGGAATTACTTGTTATCCTTGAGGACTTCGAGGGAAATGAAGCGTATGAGTCGTATGAGGAATTTGGAATCGGTAATGAGGCTCAAAAATATGTCATACATACTTTGGGCAAAGCGAATGGAACGGCTGGTGACTCACTCTCAGTTCAGCGTAACATGGAGTTTTCTACCTATGATCGAGATAAtgatttttggatttttggcAACTGCGCCGTACACAGCACTGGTGCCTGGTGGTACGTTGCTTGTCACACCAG CAATTTGACGGGAAGGTATAACGATAACACCTTGAAGAAGGGCGTCAATTGGTACACTTTTAAAGGTTATGAATACTCACTCAAAAGAGCCGTCATGATGATACGGCCAAAGAATTAA
- the LOC117781914 gene encoding probable ATP-dependent RNA helicase DDX28 yields the protein MLQNISLAVRLQARRQFASAAVKTQVGEQKSTNKPLISCRRTQFNLLEHERQDAKFGTVTLCSKGWLHNKSKGDHFSLNASISGEQRKAEMQRLEDFLGTGQMQLHEQLLHNLQNVLDIKKLTGIQSQAIPIVDGSFHTLIAAETGCGKTLAYLLPVLNKRLQGLSREGDRQLNTPTVLILTPGRELATQISQIAQKLCTGTDLKVKALLGGNTKQLMLNPDFEQVDILVATLGAISKLVTTGIYRMEQVRHVVLDEADTLLDDSFTDKLTYFLRRFPFHKNHVQDASTVGTQLLLASATMPTNTREILQRVIDVETIREVVSPYLHYLMPHVTQKFLRISKADRPANLLVLAKQDLAKRRPLIVFSNKSATSDYVSIFLNNSGINCINLNGDMLMKIRLGRFEEFQRGDCDVLSTTDVGSRGLDTTRARHVLNFDFPLHVSDYIHRCGRIGRVGSMDKSLVTNFISSRREIDVVQRIEHAARIGGLLPDVNANIKNIINKRIVAEMKEAGIAVPQDEAF from the exons ATGTTACAAAATATATCGCTGGCCGTGCGCTTACAAGCGCGTCGGCAATTCGCGAGTGCTGCTGTGAAAACTCAAGTGGGAGAGCAGAAGAGTACAAATAAACCGCTAATTTCCTGCCGACGCACACAATTCAATCTCTTGGAGCACGAGAGACAAGACGCAAAGTTCGGGACAGTTACACTGTGCTCCAAGGGCTGGCTGCATAACAAGTCCAAAGGCGATCACTTTTCCCTGAATGCCAGCATCAGTGGCGAGCAGCGGAAAGCGGAGATGCAGCGTCTTGAAGATTTCTTGGGCACGGGTCAAATGCAGCTTCATGAGCAACTTTTACACAACTTACAAAATGTATTGGACATCAAAAAGCTGACAG GCATTCAAAGCCAAGCTATACCGATTGTAGACGGCAGCTTCCACACGCTGATTGCCGCAGAAACAGGATGTGGCAAGACTTTGGCCTATTTGCTGCCTGTGCTCAACAAGCGGTTGCAAGGATTAAGCAGAGAAGGTGACCGTCAGTTAAATACTCCCACCGTTCTCATACTTACACCAGGTCGCGAATTGGCCACACAAATCTCCCAGATTGCTCAGAAACTCTGCACGGGCACAGACCTTAAAGTGAAGGCGTTGCTGGGCGGAAATACAAAGCAGCTGATGTTAAATCCCGACTTTGAGCAGGTTGACATTTTGGTGGCCACACTGGGAGCGATTAGCAAACTGGTCACGACGGGCATCTATCGCATGGAGCAAGTGCGTCATGTGGTGCTGGACGAGGCAGACACACTTCTAGACGATTCATTCACCGACAAACTCACGTATTTCCTCAGAAGATTTCCC TTTCACAAGAATCACGTTCAGGATGCAAGTACAGTGGGCACTCAGCTACTGCTCGCCTCTGCCACAATGCCAACAAATACCCGAGAGATTCTGCAACGTGTCATCGATGTGGAAACCATAAGAGAAGTTGTCAGTCcatatttacattatttaatgCCGCACGTGACGCAAAAGTTTCTGCGCATTTCCAAGGCTGATAGGCCGGCCAACTTGTTGGTTTTGGCCAAACAGGATCTGGCCAAGCGACGTCCTTTAATTGTATTCAGCAATAAGTCAGCCACAAGTGATTATGTCTCCATTTTTCTGAACAACAGCGGCATTAACTGCATCAATCTGAATGGAGATATGTTAATGAAGATTCGTCTGGGCAGATTTGAGGAGTTCCAGCGTGGTGACTGCGATGTTCTGTCCACCACAGATGTCGGCAGTCGAGGATTGGACACAACGCGTGCACGTCACGTCCTGAACTTTGATTTCCCGCTCCACGTATCCGACTATATTCATCGCTGTGGCAGAATTGGACGTGTAGGCAGCATGGATAAATCTCTAGTCACCAACTTTATCTCATCCCGTCGAGAAATTGATGTGGTACAACGCATAGAACACGCCGCAAGAATCGGCGGACTGTTGCCCGATGTGAATGCAAACATCAAAAACATCATCAACAAGCGAATTGTGGCAGAGATGAAGGAAGCGGGAATCGCAGTGCCACAGGATGAGGCCTTCTAG
- the LOC117781359 gene encoding ficolin-1-like, with product MLIEELVKDLVKHNLRTLPLNCTGVKSSGIREILIPNFSNEPFKVACDAETQGGGWMIILRRIDGSVDFYRNWSDYKEGFGDLNGEFFLGLDKIHALTTDSNQELLVVLEDFEGNEVFETYEEFAIGNEDRKYVLHTVGKANGTAGDSLSYHRDMYFSTHDQDNDYFPGNCAVSSTGAWWYNYCQRGQITGRYKVNTWGNGINWRSFKGMEYSLKSAVMMIRPRKYVVRFTSF from the exons ATGTTGATAGAAGAACTTGTCAAGGATTTGGTTAAGCACAATTTGAGGACCCTTCCACTCAACTGTACCGGTGTCAAGTCTAGTGGAATCCGCGAAATACTGATCCCCAACTTTAGCAATGAACCTTTTAAAGTTGCCTGTGATGCTGAAACTCAAGGAGGTGGATGGATGATTATCCTAAGGCGGATAGATGGAAGTGTCGACTTCTATCGCAACTGGTCTGATTACAAAGAGGGATTTGGAGATCTCAATGGCGAGTTCTTCTTGGGACTAGATAAGATACACGCTTTGACGACAGACAGTAATCAGGAATTACTCGTAGTCCTTGAGGATTTCGAGGGAAATGAAGTGTTTGAGACGTACGAGGAGTTTGCAATCGGTAACGAGGATCGAAAATATGTCCTACACACTGTGGGCAAAGCCAATGGAACTGCCGGTGACTCACTGTCTTATCATCGTGACATGTATTTTTCCACCCACGACCAAGACAATGATTATTTTCCGGGTAACTGCGCCGTATCCAGCACTGGTGCCTGGTGGTACAATTATTGTCAACGCGG CCAAATTACGGGCAGATATAAAGTCAATACCTGGGGCAATGGCATCAATTGGAGATCCTTTAAGGGTATGGAGTACTCCCTTAAATCAGCCGTCATGATGATACGGCCCAGAAA ATATGTTGTCCGATTTaccagtttttaa
- the LOC117779655 gene encoding uncharacterized protein LOC117779655 translates to MVILNYKYISRAIRGLIALGEYAFREFIPYIYKLNVNDIPESLWRDLAPAAIFLGGRDDIHLYEWLEFGCGAGTLQPFLVHFATAYEKMISKRYVQARQPAYRLEAQPGVRRLEWSTLAAAMCHGDDPSKALKPKPTLAEAFPELVQPNLRLNCAGTIRFKFAGCRPVLLKPKGVAAAQFMDSPSTNGGSDIVHSDILIAKRKLLKPLTNVKRVVATSGYHFLRI, encoded by the exons ATggtaatattaa ATTACAAGTACATCAGTCGTGCTATAAGAGGTCTCATTGCTTTAGGAGAATACGCTTTTCGGGAGTTCATtccatatatttataaactcaATGTCAACGATATACCCGAAAGTCTCTGGCGGGATCTGGCGCCAGCTGCCATATTCCTAGGCGGACGAGACGACATACATTTGTACGAGTGGTTAGAATTCGGCTGTGGAGCTGGAACTTTGCAGCCCTTTCTGGTTCACTTTGCCA CTGCCTATGAAAAGATGATCTCGAAGCGTTATGTTCAGGCCAGACAGCCCGCGTATAGACTCGAAGCACAGCCTGGCGTGCGTCGCTTGGAGTGGAGCACTCTGGCGGCAGCCATGTGCCATGGCGATGATCCCAGCAAGGCGCTCAAACCGAAGCCAACGTTAGCGGAGGCCTTTCCGGAACTGGTGCAGCCCAATCTCAGACTGAACTGCGCCGGCACAATCCGCTTCAAATTCGCTGGCTGTCGTCCCGTATTGCTGAAGCCAAAAGGCGTCGCTGCCGCTCAGTTTATGGACTCGCCATCGACCAACGGCGGCAGCGACATCGTTCACTCCGATATACTCATTGCCAAGCGGAAGCTCCTCAAGCCGCTGACGAATGTCAAGCGTGTGGTGGCCACCAGTGGCTATCACTTCCTGCGCATCTGA
- the LOC117779656 gene encoding post-GPI attachment to proteins factor 2 — MVKLLPISGKDLPENVCERRVSIAKLLLFGFAIPPIGLAYFIVRTMITDFEGSTYTNCEVLNILPSVSAIARAQLLGWKLVTWLVLPFRLLIIYLYRRYYSHVFTRSLGCLVLLFFIYESLSTVVMALWVHISGDSMFHKVSVLSIWFSSFGYIGISFLCFKKQQCYAIEPHQRLSYMLKRKLVISYYSGTLIMWCWYPLHTYFCLPLAYSIFAFCEYIVSWSLMGYLWTSAFDFYPIYLCHDAQHGYFLTDI; from the exons aTGGTGAAACTACTGCCAATATCTGGCAAGGATTTGCCGGAAAATGTGTGTGAACGTCGAGTTTCAATCGCAAAACTTTTGCTGTTTGGATTCGCGATTCCACCGATTGGACTGGCCTATTTTATTGTTCGGACAATGATTACGGACTTTGAGGGCTCCACATATACGAACTGTGAGGTGCTCAACATTTTGCCGTCCGTGTCCGCAATTGCCCGAGCACAACTTCTGGGCTGGAAGCTCGTCACTTGGTTGGTGCTTCCATTTCGTTTGCTGATCATCTATCTATATAGGCGCTATTATTCTCACGTCTTTACACGAAGTTTGGGTTGCCTGGTTCTTCTATTTTTCATCTATGAGAGTCTCAGCACCGTTGTCATGGCACTTTGGGTTCACATCTCCGGCGATTCCATGTTTCACAAGGTTTCAGTGCTATCTATTTGGTTCTCCAGTTTCGGCTATATAGGCATAtcgtttttatgttttaagaaACAACAGTGCTATGCCATTGAACCACATCAGAGGTTGTCATATATGCTGAAGCGTAAACTGGTCATCTCCTACTATTCCGGCACTTTAATCATGTGGTGTTGGTATCCGTTGCACACCTACTTTTGTCTGCCTTTGG CTTATtctatatttgcattttgcgaGTATATCGTTAGCTGGTCCCTCATGGGTTATCTCTGGACTTCTGCCTTTGATTTCTATCCGATTTATCTCTGCCACGATGCACAACATGGATATTTTTTGACTGACAtctaa
- the LOC117780564 gene encoding post-GPI attachment to proteins factor 2: MLPTYERLNESKKVFFRIPFARLAVIAVSLPLGAFFFCVVWSLMFDFVRSTFTHCDVANYLPSVSAAIGNYEPQKTVWRLAIILHMPFRLAVAKMYLEYYREHIRRNRRMFGILACTLNVIEDLALFSLSLWTSADNYEIHRNSFVVFIACSECYMLISYLLNRNARKIVLLPHEEKSLKFKRNLFLINIVSFGLAGYCFMRHNARCETGVYTFFALFEYIVVLTNMGFHMTSCWDFYALNVVCDARKGLYLTHL; encoded by the exons ATGTTGCCCACGTACGAGCGTCTGAACGAGTCGAAGAAGGTGTTCTTCCGTATTCCGTTTGCCAGGTTGGCCGTAATTGCCGTTAGCTTGCCATTGGGCGCCTTCTTCTTCTGTGTGGTCTGGTCGCTAATGTTTGACTTTGTGCGCTCCACATTTACACACTGCGATGTGGCCAACTATCTGCCCTCCGTCTCGGCGGCCATTGGCAATTATGAGCCGCAGAAAACGGTTTGGCGTCTGGCAATAATTCTTCATATGCCATTCCGGCTGGCGGTGGCCAAAATGTACTTGGAATACTACAGGGAGCACATTCGACGCAATCGTCGCATGTTTGGCATCTTGGCGTGCACACTGAATGTCATTGAAGATTTGGCGCTCTTCTCGCTTTCACTGTGGACATCGGCGGATAATTATGAAATCCATCGAAATTCATTTGTGGTGTTTATAGCGTGCAGTGAATGCTATATGCTGATCTCTTACCTGTTAAACAGGAATGCCCGCAAGATAGTTCTACTGCCGCACGAGgagaaatcattaaaattcaaacgCAACTTATTCCTAATCAATATCGTGTCCTTTGGCCTCGCCGGATATTGTTTTATGCGGCATAATGCTCGCTGTGAAACCGGAG TCTACACATTCTTCGCGCTCTTCGAGTACATTGTGGTGCTCACAAACATGGGATTCCATATGACATCCTGCTGGGACTTTTACGCTCTAAACGTCGTCTGCGATGCCAGGAAAGGACTTTATTTAACGCATTTATAA
- the LOC117780331 gene encoding cleavage and polyadenylation specificity factor subunit 4: MDIILANVNGLQFKAERDLIEQVGAIPLPFYGMDKSIAAVCNFITKNGQECDKGSACPFRHIRGDRTIVCKHWLRGLCKKGDQCEFLHEYDMTKMPECYFYSRFNACHNKECPFLHIDPQSKVKDCPWYKRGFCRHGPHCRHQHLRRVLCMNYLAGFCPDGPNCKHMHPHFELPPLADLSKDQLHKKLPTCHYCGELGHKANSCKQYVGSLEHRNNINAMDHSGDNNEDGAPNHPPPPFQKIPTPLEEITCYKCGHKGHYANKCPKGHLAFLSNQHSHK; this comes from the coding sequence aTGGATATAATTTTAGCGAACGTCAACGGCCTGCAGTTCAAGGCAGAGCGGGATCTCATTGAGCAGGTGGGCGCCATACCGCTGCCGTTCTATGGCATGGACAAATCCATTGCCGCCGTCTGCAATTTTATCACAAAGAATGGCCAGGAGTGTGATAAGGGAAGTGCCTGTCCGTTCCGGCATATACGTGGCGATCGCACCATCGTCTGCAAGCACTGGCTGCGCGGTCTCTGCAAGAAGGGCGACCAGTGTGAGTTTCTGCATGAGTACGACATGACCAAGATGCCCGAATGCTATTTCTATTCGCGTTTCAATGCCTGCCACAACAAGGAGTGTCCGTTCCTGCACATCGATCCACAGAGCAAGGTGAAAGACTGTCCGTGGTATAAACGTGGCTTCTGCCGCCACGGACCACACTGCCGTCATCAGCATCTGCGACGTGTGCTTTGCATGAATTACCTTGCCGGTTTCTGTCCGGACGGACCCAATTGCAAGCACATGCATCCCCATTTCGAGCTGCCGCCCCTGGCCGATCTCAGCAAGGATCAGCTCCATAAGAAACTGCCCACGTGTCATTATTGCGGCGAACTGGGACACAAGGCCAACTCATGTAAACAGTATGTGGGCAGCCTGGAGCATCGTAACAATATCAATGCCATGGATCACAGTGGCGATAATAATGAAGACGGTGCTCCCAATCATCCGCCGCCACCGTTCCAAAAGATACCAACGCCGCTGGAGGAGATCACCTGCTACAAATGCGGACACAAGGGACACTACGCCAACAAGTGTCCCAAGGGACATCTGGCCTTCCTCTCAAATCAACAtagtcataaataa